A single genomic interval of Granulicella tundricola MP5ACTX9 harbors:
- the glmU gene encoding bifunctional UDP-N-acetylglucosamine diphosphorylase/glucosamine-1-phosphate N-acetyltransferase GlmU, whose protein sequence is MRDGFAIAIMAAGKGTRLKSKRPKVLHEIGGKALLLHVIAAAKTVVPASEILCIVGHEAERVKAAVAATGVQFVLQAEQRGTGHAIQMVKAWFAETGVAVPENLLVLSGDVPLIRPETIDAICDVHLREGAAMTILTAVPPNPTGYGRVIRVSETGPEVTAIVEQKSLTADQMGAQEINSGIYCFRTAALFGKLDSLSTNNAHGEFYLTDVAAMLVADGERVVAVKAESVDEVLGANTIAEMMHLDQAMRMETAKKLMAMGVTIFRPDTCVIDAGVTVGADTVIEPYVQLLGETRIGVECRVRSYAVVQNSTLGDGVLVRNGCVLDGAEVSDGAVLGPYAHLRPESRIGEGAHVGNFVETKKMTLGKGSKANHLNYLGDAVIGAGVNIGAGAITCNYDGVNKHLTTIGDGVFVGSDSTLVAPVTLGDGAYVAAGSCVTHDVPAGALALGRSRQVNKDGWAARKKAAQEAAKKGC, encoded by the coding sequence ATGCGGGATGGGTTTGCGATTGCGATCATGGCGGCGGGTAAAGGGACTCGGCTGAAGAGCAAGAGGCCGAAGGTGCTGCATGAGATTGGTGGGAAAGCGCTGTTGCTGCATGTGATTGCGGCGGCGAAGACGGTGGTGCCGGCCTCCGAGATCCTGTGTATCGTGGGGCATGAGGCGGAGCGGGTGAAGGCTGCGGTGGCAGCGACCGGCGTGCAGTTTGTGCTGCAGGCGGAGCAGCGTGGGACAGGTCATGCGATCCAGATGGTGAAGGCCTGGTTCGCTGAGACCGGGGTGGCGGTGCCGGAGAATCTGTTGGTGCTGAGTGGGGATGTGCCGCTGATTCGGCCAGAGACGATCGACGCGATCTGCGACGTGCATCTGCGCGAAGGTGCGGCGATGACGATTCTGACCGCCGTGCCGCCGAATCCTACGGGGTATGGGCGGGTGATTCGGGTTTCAGAGACGGGGCCGGAGGTGACGGCGATTGTGGAGCAGAAGTCGCTGACGGCGGATCAGATGGGGGCGCAGGAGATCAACTCTGGGATCTATTGCTTCCGGACGGCGGCGCTGTTCGGGAAGCTCGATTCCCTTTCCACCAACAATGCGCATGGGGAGTTCTACCTCACGGACGTTGCGGCGATGCTGGTGGCGGATGGGGAGCGCGTTGTCGCGGTGAAGGCGGAGAGCGTGGATGAGGTGCTGGGGGCGAATACGATCGCCGAGATGATGCACCTGGACCAGGCGATGCGGATGGAGACGGCTAAGAAGCTGATGGCGATGGGCGTGACCATCTTCAGGCCGGATACTTGCGTGATCGATGCCGGGGTGACGGTGGGGGCGGATACGGTGATCGAGCCCTATGTGCAGTTGCTGGGCGAGACGAGGATTGGGGTGGAGTGCCGGGTGAGATCGTATGCGGTGGTGCAGAACTCAACCTTGGGGGATGGGGTGCTGGTGCGGAATGGGTGTGTTCTGGATGGGGCGGAGGTGAGCGATGGCGCGGTGCTTGGGCCATACGCGCATCTGCGGCCGGAGAGCCGCATCGGCGAAGGGGCGCATGTGGGGAACTTTGTGGAGACGAAGAAGATGACGCTGGGTAAGGGGTCGAAAGCGAATCACCTCAATTACCTGGGGGATGCGGTGATTGGGGCGGGGGTGAATATCGGCGCGGGGGCGATTACCTGTAACTACGACGGTGTAAACAAGCACCTGACGACGATTGGGGATGGGGTGTTTGTGGGATCGGACTCGACGCTGGTGGCTCCGGTGACACTGGGGGATGGGGCATACGTGGCGGCGGGATCTTGCGTGACGCATGATGTGCCGGCGGGGGCGCTGGCGCTGGGGCGGTCGAGGCAGGTGAATAAGGATGGGTGGGCGGCGCGGAAGAAGGCGGCGCAGGAGGCTGCGAAGAAGGGCTGTTGA